In Cydia amplana chromosome 13, ilCydAmpl1.1, whole genome shotgun sequence, the genomic stretch AGTTCCAAAGTGATTGTGCCCTGGGATTAGCATATGAGTTAGGAGCGCCGGTGGTTGGTCTGACTTCACATACTCCGATGACCTGGCATTACGGCCGCTTCGGCATGTCCCTCAACCCATCATATGTTCCATCGTTATTCTTTGGAGGGGGAACTAAACCAACTCTATACCAACGTATTGAGGCTTTCTTCTTCAATGCTTACTTCAATACTTTATACAATTGGTACGCTCAAAGAACCGATCAGAATACTTTGTCGCAATATTTCGATGATGTGCCTCCGTTGGAAGAGTTGGGGAGACAAATGAAGTTCTACCTTACGTACAAGAACCCTATCTTGTTTGGGTCGTCGTTGATTCCTGAAAATGTCAAAGAGGTTGGAGGTTATCACGTTGCGGCACCAAAACCGTTGTCAGGCGTAAGTATTTACATTTATTCTCACCTCAAGAATCTTTAGTTTAATAAATTAGAGATTGTACTTAATAGCACAAGTGAATTGAACTACGAATGCGTAGCCTTGATCTTATTAGATCTTTGTGACTTGCATTAAAACTATAGGATCGAATCCCGTCTAAAGTAAATAGATATATACGAAAAACGACTCCGCGCTAAAAGCAGACAAGgctcaaaattaaataaaactgacTAGGTATCAGATCAGATCTATGAAGCAACTTCAATCGTGGTATAAGTACGCCACACGCGTCGCTCTCGCTACCATGTGTGGCGAAGACATAAATTTGCCAATTATCTGAAAGTTCACACAATAAATCTTCGTTGACTTACTTAAGGCAATCACTATCATACCCAAAAAACCCAACATCTCAGGGAAATAATGTACTTATAAGTTTACACGTCTCAATTTATTATGTTAAGCTTCTGTAAATAGGAGCAATAGGATTAAAATCGTTTTCCTAGAAATCGCATAGCGGataatgcatgattttttcctCTACAactatttacaatttaatttagaTACGTATTAGCACGTTCATCAATATTTATGTTGtagtagcttctgcccgcgtCTTCGTCTGCGTACAGTATAACACAGCTTTCGTATTAATTCCACCCCCATTTTCACCTCCTTAAGAGATGACTTCCGAAAGGAAacctatcctatgtccttccccgggactcaaaatatCTCCATACGAAATATTATCTGAATCGGTTCAGCTGTTCAACCGTaacaaacggacagacagagttactttggggctgtccataaattacgtcatctatttttgacgatttttgaccccacccctaaaatcatccaaaaatcgtgcttcgaatgaccccgtagCCTCTTTCGCATATTTTTTAATACTAAGTATGGGTTGAACTTTGGACGTTATATAATGAAGAACTAGATAGAGAATTATGTCAGTCTTGAAATCAGATCACTGACCCCTACATTATTATGAATAATGATGTATGGacgaattaagtacctaggtGATAAGATACGTACCTAAGCGAtaacatgattttattattcAGTAACACTAAAtagataatattatattgtCAAAATATGGTAGTAAGCAGGTATATCGCTTAGTTTCCGGttgatttttttacagaataggtacctacattctgTATCAAGTTAGACATACCTTGAATCTAGCGATAATTTAAGTCACTATGGTAAACGGTTTTTAAATGAGATAGATCAGCTCAAAACTTAAACGGCGGCAAATGATAAGTTAGCCCTCACTTGAACTGGTAACATTAGAACACATTAAGGTCGGTGATTTAAAATGATACTGGACCCACTTATATTAAACCGCGAGCTCACGTAAACTTCTCTaagtatttatacatatatgaacGTGAAAATAATATTCTAGCAAGGTGGTTTGAGCAAATCCGCGATAATGCAAGACACATCAAACATGCCTAAAATGTATATTCAGGCATCGAATAATATCCTATAATAGGTCTTCCGCTAAACGGAGGCGGTTGATAAGAATTTGTTATGGTCAGCTTTGAACTTAAGTTTACTTAAATGTTAAGATGTGTACGGGTAAACGCCGAATACAGAttaatgttatttaaattttcggaatttacataaaatataccAGGGTAAAATCATAGATTGGGATTACATTCATCAGATTATTCTAGTCCACTACTGAACGTATATCCCAATGGGCGCAATTCTTGCCAAGTTACGTTAGCGCATGACATGAAAATCCAAGAGAGCCTCTCTTGCCTTTCCATACACTTGGTCTAAAAATCCTCAAACCTCATGCCAACACTTCAGATGTaccagtacagtcagcagcagaaatttctaagcgggccaggtgtttaaaatgatcttgacgcgactttattgttaagagaataagagcgtgtcaaggtaatttcctaattatataatttttcatttctccactgcctaaaggttgtctggaagagatcgctctttagcgataagaccgcctgttgtttacctctgtcttcatgtattatttgtgtttccatgtacatttattctgaggttgtgcaataaagaggatttgtattgtattgtaattttgAACCCTTCGCCCGCTtatcaacttctgctgctgacagcCTGacagtaccacagaataaataatagtactaagtacagaagactcactctctaacaaaacgcgtctgttacgatcagcacagatatggccgctaggtggcgacagcgccacgcgcggcttatggctttcctcaaaattggggccgaacggatgtacttttagctacctgtagcaaagcgacgaaatcgcggagtgagacacgcctgacagtACTATAAAATAACCAAACACAACACAAACCTTCCAGGACCTCAAGAAGTTCATCGACGAGGCAGAGCACGGAGTGATCTACATCAGCTTCGGCTCGATGCTGCGGGCGACCACCACTCCCCGTGATAAGCTGGAGGCCATCATCAGTGCCGTGTCTGAGCTGCCCCAGAGGATCGTGTTCAAGTGGGAAGAACCGAACCTCCCTGGAAACCCGAAAAATATTTACGTCTCCAACTGGCTGCCACAGAACgacattttaggtacctatgttaaagAAAAAGTATTACTATAGGGTACCTACGCCGGAAAAAAGTAAAACTGTTTGATGTCAATCATTCTAGGGTTggtttaatttaaatagctaCGAGAAGCGGATTGTATCATTTGTATCTCAAACTGGTGCAGTTTATGTCATGTAATAAGATATGTAAAGGCGCTTGCCTCGATCGTGATATTGTTAGAATAATAGGCGTGTTCAGTTAACGTGATATATGTACGTTACGGgtataaaatatcaaacatCTATGATAGCCACTGTTGTATAGTACAAACTCATAAACTACGTCATGTatattgtgtaggtacttgttttaaAATCGAAGTAATTATTCTAGCAGTCTTTCGcggatttatatgtatatacatacagtCTAGTTTTATAAGATAATGACAAACTGTTATCAATGCTttactataatattattatactttatggaagtaagtacctaaatcatgttttcattcaaatattttatttttctcatttCAGCCCACCCGAACGTGATAGCTTTTTACTCCCATTGTGGCCTATTGGGCACAACAGAAGCCATCCACCATGGTGTGCCTGTGTTGGGCATGCCAATCTTTGGGGATCAGCCCTCAAACGCAGCCGCGGTTGAAGAAAGCGGCCTTGGCGTTCGGATCGACATTACGACCCTGACTAAGGAAGAATTGCTTAGCAAGttcaaaataattttagatcCTAAGTAAGTATTGTCATCTGTCTAGAAAACCGTACTAGTAGGTACCTGTACAATAAGGTAGCAGAAAATTGAACTACGCATTTTAGTAGTTTCACTAATTTATTCCAACCTACAATGAAGGACACTGACTACGCATGGTGTAACTTTGTAATGCAACACAACTAGCCAAACGCattgtacctaaatacatgCAAATGCACAGGTGCAAGCGGGGAAAgtgaaaacataattattagaaaTCACATTGGTGGTTTCATTTCCGTTGTGTTTTGTattctataagtatttttatgcCAACATTTGACTTGACTTGTGCCTTGACATacttattaattacttttttgaTTTCAGATTCAGGCGTAAAGTAAAACAAATTTCCAAGGCATGGCACGACCGCCCAATGTCTGCAATGGACACTGCTATCTACTGGATAGAATACGCGGTCAGAAACAAAGATTTCAACTTCCGCTCGCCCGCAGCCGATCTGCCTCTCTACAAATACTTTAACCTAGACGTTATAGCTATATTTACATGTATAATCTACGTCCTGATTTATGTTATTAAATCTGTGTTTAGTTTAAGAAAAACGCAATCGCGCAAGCAGAGTAAGAAATCTAAGAAGGCGTAGTTTTGTGAAATTTTCATGTGCGTGTACagacctatttatttatttatttatttacatatttttgtgaatgcagaaaaattgtttGACTGTTTTATAAGAGCTGAGGTGGAATATTTAGATTATTTGTGGCATTCCACAACAGAAGGGTCCTTAGAAATATTGTTGAAAAATAaacagtaaatatttattaaattggctatatatagtccgtcaaccaaatcttgtcagtagcaatgtaaagcaaactaaagtagggcaacactcaaagagcagtattgcgctaagaaaagcagcaatgtacatcgaaccataagatttttttttccgctgagcgcgccctgcgtacgtcaattcaaattgtcactcgcggtttattgaaaaaaattgaaacatggacggacaatttaaaagcgatgttaaaacaatgttaatcaaaatgatgaacaaatttgaagatatcaaaaacaactctctatcgtagtgcttatattctctttgttccctatgtcttctaagtttactattataaaatcatatcaaaatgcagataattagatagtgcatatatttgttatttacaatataatatgccacttgttaatgtaaattagtgtactgttctgaatgaatatgacatacctgtgtaatttttttgattggtatatattgtacaatatacatattaaaaataaaacaactgatatttgggtgtttatttaatttaaaggtaaataagataaggggcacttttcgacttggttgcgttgtacacgtatataaaccgccataggtaagtattgtctgaagagatactttctactacgaacgccttatattgggcaagatttaatcctgcaacaaacatgtatggattaggtagatattgcgaaagaacggcgatataatcaaggctcttaatactgtttaaaaggtttacctttgtaaatagtcacaactgattgctgaaaatattagacatgtgggcctatggacggtttccaggacacaatttatggtcttgttggatagatttaggcatacgttttcattttatttatgccttttaaccctaaaacaaaaaaaactgaacataatcttaaaagttcgaaagagttcttccagtacttgtcataacctccatttttagtaatgtttaccatcaacgagcatgattgtacattgtaggccccttagctttgcttattcttatttaatggtgacagcagaaatatctcttgaaacagaaacgattcagaatgaaaaccaaatgaaaacaaataaggtgacggctgtcattcacgatccacattccacagataaaacactgatgacacgcgttttggaattatttgaacacagtgttgctaacctgcgatttttcaaatttgccgccttttactactgacaagatttggttgacggactttagtttaattttatttaaatatttttaagagaaGTAAGTagtgagagtcggactcgctgTGGCGAAATCGAAGATGTAGGCGtagatttcatctaaatcggttcagcggttattgattgatTCCCTCGATTGATTGACTCGAACTATCTCTCTATCTCTAGCTTTCTTCATGTATAGCTGTTCTAGTGCGATGCGACTTCTACGCATGttcaataattttataatacacAATTAACATATTACCTATATCAATTGTTTTTATCTCCAGTTATCGGCATGATAAAGCAAACGAAATAGTATAAGTACAACAATTGCTGCTTAGAATCTAATTAATAATTGTGTTGCTCGATAAAAAATGAAAATCGTCACCGCTTTATTCTTAACATTAGTAACAACTAATTTAAATGAAGTGGACTCTTTGAACATACTTGGAATCTTTCAATACCATGGAAAGAGTCATTTCTTTGTGTTCGAACCGTACCTGCGAGAATTAGCGAAAAGAGGGCACAATGTCACAGTCATATCGCATTTCCCTCAAAAACAACCCGTACAAAACTACACCGACATCAGTTTGGCTGGTAAAAGGGAAATATTTGAAAGTGTTGTAAATATGGAGCAGACTGTATGGTCAATGATTAAACTGACGGATTTTGTTTTCAAGAGTGTTGTGGAAAACTGCAGGATACTATTGGAAGACCAGGCTGTGCAGCAATTAGTGAAATCCCGGTCGAAATATGACCTAGTGCTAGTAGAGGCGTTCCTCAGTGACTGTGCCCTAGGACTAGCTTACAAATTGGAAGCCCCGGTGGTAGCCCTTACGACGCATTGTTTAATGCCAATGCATTACGATCGATTTGGCGTTCCGCATCAAGTTCTACAGCTTTGGCCAAATCCAGATTTCTTAACACGTTTCTTATTAACAGTGGTTTCAGCACCACTTAATTGGTATTATCGATACTATCAAAATGCGGAACAAGCGATTCTTGCAGAGTATTTTGACGACATCCCACCGCTCGAAGAGTTAGGGCAGGACATCAGGTTGCTTCTTGGATACGTTCACAATTCCATGTTCGGTCCTCAAGCCTGGCCAGAAAATATAAAAGAAGTCGGGGGATACCATGTCACCAAACCGAAACCTTTGCCTGAGGTGAGTCCCCAACTGGACTCTCTTTTGCCAATGCGGCATTTTCTGTAACTCTTTAACCccagaatttaataaaaaatacaatccTCAAACTTGAGGCAATTGGGACACCGCTATTGGCTAATGGGTTAAATGTTTTCTTTCAAATTTCTTGTGGTGAAAGCTGTTTTCACATACTTTTGTTATTTCAGAAATTAAAAGAGTTTATAGAACAATCGGAACACGGTGTTATATACGTAAGTTTTGGTTCAATGATACAATCGACAAGTCTGCCGAAGCATAAACTGGAGGCCATAGTTGGAGCGTTGTCGGAGCTACCGCAACGAGTGGTTTTTAAATGGGAAGCGGAACAGTTGCCTGGGAATCCGAAGAACATTTATATTTCGAAGTGGTTACCGCAAAACGATATTCTAGGTACGTCAAAATATCAACATACTTAAACACATCGGTATTGCGCACGTTTCAGTCGTTTCAATGAATCGTTTGAtgacttttaattaaaaatacagtAGGCAACGCAACTAAgaaccaaaaataataatatgttttgaCAGAGATATTGTCTTCTTTTTGAAATAAAAGGTTTATACCTATAAAGTACTTACTTGATAGTTGGGCAATGAAAAGTACAGTAACTAagaaacacaatttttaaccataaatactttttttcagagattttattgtttttttgtaaattcttaACAAAACCTTATCAACCTTATTTGATAGTTGGGCAATGAAAAGTACAGTAACTAAGAAACACAGTTTAAAAACCAAAAATACGTATTTTTCTgagattttattgttttcttgtAAATTCTTAACAAACCCTGAAATCTTTACAGCTCACCCTAATGTGGTGGCATTCTACTCCCATGGCGGGCTCCTTGGTTCGACAGAAGCCTTACACCACGGCGTCCCCGTGGTTATCACCCCAGTATTCGCCGAACAGCCGGTAAACGCGCTGGTTTTGGAAAAGAAGGGATTTGGCGTTCAAATGCCGTTTGATGAAATTACCAAAGACGCGCTGCTTGAAAAATTTAGGATCGTTTTGGATCCTgagtaagtattttttgtgattATAAAACTCATAATTATTTAGATGTTTTGGCTGACTGTACCATGCTACAATAAtatcaataaaaacaaaaagtgtacctaggtaggtacagattttatggtaggtacctacttaatagtaTTAAAtgcatgtttattttatattgctCTGCAAATATGCATTTGTGCGTTACTGTTGTAGTCAAATGAGCAAAGTGCAGACATTTTTCTAGTCTTAACCATGTCTTAACAAACTTATTTCCGAAATAGAGTCGGACTATTAACGTTATATTTGTGGAAATAAATCGATGACGGCATTAGAATCAATTCCGATTAGTCGAATTATCAGATAACTAAATTTGCAGTCATTCCTAATAATTACTACATAATCACAGATTttctaatataggtaggtatactattagttggggagccgacgatgctaaatgtgtagttactcgagcgtcgtacagacctattggaatcgaaatattagatgataagaagaataaaaagttatataaaggttttttttttcgagcaagccggaaagcgtctacaattttttttaaatttcgggaggttggtggagggttaaaaaatcgttaagcagtttgtgggtttggtcgtttttgtccacgttaatgctatattttttctataacttaatataacacttatttgtaggcattttcttaatctgacgaaCACAAGTTTGACGCCTAACCTAATTTTTACAGTTTAACCGTCAGATTAAGGAAATGCGTGCAATATTTAGTAATAGCACAATTATAGCGCTAATTTGGATtaatatgaccaaatccacaatctgcttaacaatttgttgaacccCCCACCAACCCCAACCTAGGACTCAACATAGATGGCTAAAAGGGTAAAGGTAGACTACACGGTAAGATATCactcatatcttaatctgacgcgctcgagtaaacacaaaaatcccctcttgggctcccctacTATATGTCATAGTGACTGGCGAAACCTCTATCAAGATTTAGAGGTTTCGCCAGTCTTACCAGCCTTAGATATCAGCATTCTAACGTGTCATAAATGGCATTTAACACGCAGTTTCTCGTGATTTTAGGTTCAGAAGAAGAGCAAAAGAAATCTCCAGGGAATGGCACGACCGACCCATGTCTCCGATGGACACGGTCATCTATTGGACGGAGTACGCCGTCCGCCATCCAAACTCCACGCTTAGAATTGCCGCAGTAGGCAAGCCTTACTACCAACTTTCGGGATGGGATGTCCTATTAgctattttgattattttatttattaatctgtATGCATTTGTTTTTGCTATTAAGTACTTTGTGCTTGGAAAGAGTACAAAATCAAAGAAGGATTAAGGTCGCGTGATTGGATGTTTAGTATAATAGTAAATTGTTAACCGATAGTTGAAAAGCACCCATTGATGGCTAGATATTTTACATACTAGTTCGAGTTAGAATGGGTGCCTTTCACTTGAGTTAAATTCATTTCGAATAtctacgaggaaagtaaaatacatgGCTGTTTTACAAAACATGACATGACTAAGTAAGTAGTACAAATTTGGGAAAGGGATTATCAATAGACCAGTAACAAAGCGTTTGATATGTAGTATATTGATGTGCTGATGTCCCATAAGTTGGCAGTTCAAGTAATGCATAACAACTGACAACAAATGTGTTAATTAACGCATAAAGGTATCAGATGTTTGAATGTTTGTAATTTATACcttgtaaatatgttttattgCTTGAATGATTTGagctagtttttttatagcttagTCATTTTAAGGATAATTTAAACAAAcgtttatttgtaatttatgacgtataaatatgCTATCATTATCAATGTAGGTAAAATCGTCGTTAGACCGATAAATACATTATTCATCGAGCATGTCTATTAAAATAATCCGAAATAATCATTCTAACTTATCTAGGTATCAACGTGTCTTGCGTAACATAGTACTTAGTGGAGGGGCAGGACTAACCTCGATAGCACGTAGACCGCCGACTCCAAGTTTTGAGTTCGTATTTCGGCACAAACACGACACTTCGATGAATTCACAATGCACAGGGTTACACGTGACGTCACTGATCTTATTAGAGTACTTTCTTACTTGATTTTGAGATTAATTGGAGGAATGCAAACTTTTTGGACGCGCCCGCGGTGAGGTTTTATTTTGCACTGGCGGTTGCAGGTGAGGGGAGTGGGGGGTTAGGAAAGGATATTGCCAggtatgaaatatataaaaggtGCGTTCGAGTAGTATGTatgatatatattaaaaaataagtttaaaattaaatataaaatgtatgaaataatcACAATGGCGTAGCCAACTTCGGGGCGCCTAGAGGTTTCCTCTACATTGCGTTAAAagtaaatgaatatttttatagaagCTAATactaagagttttttttttttcaatactaaatttgtactatattaaatttaattattgcgtGGGTAACGGGCAGAGCCGAGTTACAGGACGGACATAAGTTCCTGAAGAAGTAGTTACTTTTGCGACGCGAATGACATTGTCCTTTCCTGGGAAGACCTCTGAGACAACGGCGAGAGGCCAGAACATAGGATGAGCATTATCATCTTTAATGACAACAACTGTTCCCACACTCACAGGTTTGGAAGGTGAATTCCATTTATCGCGTTGTTGAAGGGAAGTGAGATATTCCATGCTGAAACGGTTCCAATAACtctgtacaattttatttagaagCTGATAGCGAGTTAACATATGATTTGGAATATTAATATCAACTTTCTCCGCGGGTAAAAACTTAAGTGGAGTGATATTTAAGAAATGACTTGGCGATAACGCGGTCGGATCAGAAGGATCCGATGATAGGACGCAAATCGGACGACTGTTAAGTAGCCCTTCAATTTGGACCAAAACTGAATTAAACTCTTCATAGGTTAAAATTTGATTACCTATAACTTTATATAAGTGAGTTTTGACTGACTTGACATTAGTTTCGCTCAAACCGTTAAAGTTAGGACCATAAGGTGGACTGTGTTGAAACTGAATCTTGTGTTGCGCAAGATAATTACTCAAATAGTTATTATAATCAGTGGACTGTATAAGTGGGTAAATTTCGTTTAATTTGTGTTTCGCACCAATGAAATTTGTACCTCCGTCACTATATAAAATTGAAACCGGACCTCTGCGTGAAATGAAACGTTTAAAAGCGGCGAGAAATAAGTCCGTGCTCAGATCGGAGACCAATTCTAAATGGATGGCTTTTGTTgttaaacaaacaaacagacagataTAAGCCTTATGGCTTTTAACTCCGCGACGGCGTATATGAGTAATATAAAACGGTCCGCCATAATCGACAGCCGTGTGTACAAATGCCTTTACTTGAGAGACGCGGATGGCGGGGAGGTCACCCATCGGCGGTTGTGTAGACAACGGTTTAAGTTTGAAACAGGAGTTGCATTTGTGTACTCTTTGACGAATTAAATTTCGAGCGGATAAAATCCaatatttttgtctaattagtGCTAGTACTAAGGCGGGACCAGTATGCAGGTTCGACGAGTGATAATAATCTACTAAAAGCGATACTATTCTACTTTTTGCGGACAACAGTATTTGATGTTTTTGATCGAAACCTAATTGAGAATGAGTGAGTCTACCTCCTACTCTTAGGAGCCCTTGGTCGTCAATAAATGGGTGCAGTTTTAGAACTGATTTACTGGgaattaatttgttatttttaatagcgTCAAGCTCGCGAGAGAAATGTGTTTCTTGTTCGTAGCGTAGTACGCGGTATTCTGCATATTCTAAGTCAAATGGAGTTATGGAACCTTGAGAGTGAAGTAATTTTGAAAAACGGAATGCGTATACGAGTGAGCGAATGAATTTAGTCCACGTCGAACATCTTACAGCGAGGTCATGAATTGGGTGAGTGGGTTCATCCGTAGCAAAGTCCGTAGATACAGTTTGCGCGGGAAgcgatgtaattttaatttcttgTAAATCTTCatgtttgttattatttattttaaattcttttACAGGCCAAGTATTAATCGGATCGGACAGCCATTGCGGTCCGTGGAACCAGAGTGAGTTATTTACTAATCCTATTGGCGTTACAGGCCGCGAAACAATATCTGCCGGGTTCTCTACACCACGGACGTGGTACCAGTGGGAAGCGGGTAAGTACTCATTTATTTGAGCGATTCTATTAGCTACGAATGTGTGAAACTTGGGTGAATGAATCCATGTGAGTGTTACAGTAGCGTCTGAAAAAGCGTATATTCTATTTATAGTGCATCGTTTACTTAGGACGTCGCGAAcggaatttatcaattttgcgaGTAATACAGCGGCGCAGAGTTCTAAGCGAGCGAGGGTTTTATTCGGATTGGAAACTTTGGATTTAGCGGTGAGTAATTCTACTGAATGCGCGGTTGAGTTTTCATCTGAGTCTACGCGTACATAGATCGCAGCTCCATAACACTGCTGGCTAGCGTCGGCGAATCCGATTAGGGTTATTCTGTTTATTGACGTGATGCCAATGTGGCGCGGGATTTTAATTTCCGATAAGTGTGGAAGTTCCTGATGGAATTGTTTCCATTTGGAGACAATGAAGTCGGGCACTTCATCATCCCAATCGAGTTGAAGTTTAAAACATTCTTGAATGAGTAATTTCATATAAGCTACGACCGGGCTAATTAGACCTAGCGGGTCGAACAAGCGCGCGGTGACAGATAGAATCGAGCGTTTGGTGCAAGTTTCTGGAAAACCAATGTTTGTTTTAAAGTGAAATTGATCGTCAGTAGGCTGCCATTGCATACCTACGATTTTAGTATCAGCGTTGGGGTcgtcatcaaatttgacagcgagAGGGCTTTTTTGCGTGTATGGGACGCGTGACATGAGGCGAGTATCATTTGAAATCCATTTGACTAAGTTGAAACCTCCCGATTTGAGCATAGCGGTCATttccttatatattttttctgccGTATCAACGTTATCAACGGAGGTAACATAATCGTCAACGTACATATGGTTTTCGGCTTCATAAGCGGCGAGCGGGTATGAATCGCGGCTATCTGCGGCAAGTTGTCGCACGACACGCAAAGCTAAGTATGGTGAACTGGAAACACCAAAACAAACTCTATTAAATTGATATATTTCGATCGGTGAATTAGCGTCAAACCTGAATAAAATTCTTTGGAATGAGTGATGATCAGGAGAAAGTTTCActtgaaaatacattttttcgATATCTGCGGATATTGCGATTGAAAACATGCGGAGAT encodes the following:
- the LOC134653559 gene encoding UDP-glycosyltransferase UGT5-like isoform X1; amino-acid sequence: MKIIVNVLFAISVCSLAVSDVNSLKILAVNPYQGKSHYFVFQPLLLELAKRGHDVTSISYFPQKQSVKNFTDISLAGSVEILEDVFPIEKSYLSVLSIAIFLVTSGTDNCRVLLQNQEVLNLWKSKTNFDVILVEQFQSDCALGLAYELGAPVVGLTSHTPMTWHYGRFGMSLNPSYVPSLFFGGGTKPTLYQRIEAFFFNAYFNTLYNWYAQRTDQNTLSQYFDDVPPLEELGRQMKFYLTYKNPILFGSSLIPENVKEVGGYHVAAPKPLSGDLKKFIDEAEHGVIYISFGSMLRATTTPRDKLEAIISAVSELPQRIVFKWEEPNLPGNPKNIYVSNWLPQNDILAHPNVIAFYSHCGLLGTTEAIHHGVPVLGMPIFGDQPSNAAAVEESGLGVRIDITTLTKEELLSKFKIILDPKFRRKVKQISKAWHDRPMSAMDTAIYWIEYAVRNKDFNFRSPAADLPLYKYFNLDVIAIFTCIIYVLIYVIKSVFSLRKTQSRKQSKKSKKA
- the LOC134653608 gene encoding UDP-glucosyltransferase 2-like, which codes for MKIVTALFLTLVTTNLNEVDSLNILGIFQYHGKSHFFVFEPYLRELAKRGHNVTVISHFPQKQPVQNYTDISLAGKREIFESVVNMEQTVWSMIKLTDFVFKSVVENCRILLEDQAVQQLVKSRSKYDLVLVEAFLSDCALGLAYKLEAPVVALTTHCLMPMHYDRFGVPHQVLQLWPNPDFLTRFLLTVVSAPLNWYYRYYQNAEQAILAEYFDDIPPLEELGQDIRLLLGYVHNSMFGPQAWPENIKEVGGYHVTKPKPLPEKLKEFIEQSEHGVIYVSFGSMIQSTSLPKHKLEAIVGALSELPQRVVFKWEAEQLPGNPKNIYISKWLPQNDILAHPNVVAFYSHGGLLGSTEALHHGVPVVITPVFAEQPVNALVLEKKGFGVQMPFDEITKDALLEKFRIVLDPEFRRRAKEISREWHDRPMSPMDTVIYWTEYAVRHPNSTLRIAAVGKPYYQLSGWDVLLAILIILFINLYAFVFAIKYFVLGKSTKSKKD